In [Leptolyngbya] sp. PCC 7376, a genomic segment contains:
- the hypB gene encoding hydrogenase nickel incorporation protein HypB: MHQTFDAALGVNLLHANQDLADHNREHFDKWELTCLNIMSSPGAGKTVLLEKTLAALQEKLTMAVIEGDMTTELDADRLRQYGVPVIPINTGRSCHLDAKMVSGGLHRLEHDYEPSSFDLLLVENVGNLVCPAEFEVGEHAKVALLSVTEGEDKPLKYPVMFQEADCLLVTKVDLVPHLNVKVQNIIDNVRQMNTQATIIPVSAQTGEGLDAWYDWVLKACAQKDVVKATA, translated from the coding sequence ATGCACCAAACCTTCGATGCTGCCCTCGGCGTAAATCTACTCCACGCAAACCAAGATCTCGCTGATCACAACCGTGAACATTTTGATAAATGGGAATTAACCTGCCTCAACATCATGAGCAGTCCCGGTGCAGGCAAAACGGTCTTATTGGAAAAGACCCTCGCTGCATTACAAGAAAAACTAACAATGGCAGTCATTGAAGGGGATATGACCACTGAGCTAGATGCCGATCGCCTGCGTCAATACGGAGTGCCAGTAATTCCGATTAATACAGGTCGTTCCTGCCACCTCGACGCGAAAATGGTGTCTGGTGGTTTGCATCGTCTCGAACATGATTATGAGCCATCAAGTTTTGATTTATTGCTTGTAGAAAATGTGGGAAATCTTGTTTGTCCAGCGGAATTTGAAGTAGGTGAACATGCAAAGGTTGCATTACTTAGTGTAACGGAAGGAGAAGATAAACCGCTGAAATATCCAGTGATGTTTCAAGAGGCAGATTGTCTTTTAGTTACAAAAGTTGACCTCGTGCCTCACCTTAATGTGAAAGTTCAAAATATTATCGACAATGTGCGCCAAATGAATACCCAGGCTACAATTATCCCCGTTTCCGCACAAACAGGAGAAGGTTTAGATGCTTGGTATGACTGGGTTCTAAAAGCTTGCGCGCAAAAAGATGTAGTAAAAGCTACAGCGTAA
- the hypA gene encoding hydrogenase maturation nickel metallochaperone HypA produces MHEMDMTKALILTIKDWQTSQPEPVTIEKVHLIVGEFTCVEPVSLEFAFTAQTKNTFLDGVELVIEDIPLVAYCHPCQKEYKPAIGLQYACPDCAQPMEDIRSGRELKIDRIEYSATSKSLT; encoded by the coding sequence CGAAATGGACATGACCAAAGCATTGATCCTTACGATCAAAGATTGGCAAACTTCACAACCCGAACCAGTCACTATCGAAAAAGTCCATCTCATCGTCGGCGAATTCACTTGCGTCGAACCCGTCAGCTTAGAATTTGCATTCACTGCCCAAACAAAAAATACATTCCTGGATGGCGTGGAACTCGTGATTGAGGACATTCCCCTCGTTGCCTACTGTCATCCTTGCCAAAAGGAATATAAACCGGCCATTGGTTTGCAATATGCCTGTCCCGATTGTGCCCAACCGATGGAAGATATTCGCTCTGGACGCGAACTAAAAATCGATCGAATCGAATATTCTGCCACTTCAAAATCTCTGACTTAG